In Sander lucioperca isolate FBNREF2018 chromosome 12, SLUC_FBN_1.2, whole genome shotgun sequence, one DNA window encodes the following:
- the casz1 gene encoding zinc finger protein castor homolog 1 isoform X2, translated as MPCFVERILPGQEGEVRQSAEGGLLPAERSLCTETTSGKPKMAAKRKGGLKLNAICAKLSRQVVFDSSSQNAEGDQSVAENSERGSSHYDDTETNFPESLNLSQSLEEDQKRREAIEKWVNGEYGDEPPAPDDEQEHELKVSNGEDDPPEGVYMVQPTGCSDDEDNAEEGEPMAASQEDSYHEDKEAEVRPSKDNTYMPPREAQSRQAPFSSTGEASALRDYAANTMNEFLGMFGYDDQQVRDELTKKISFEKLKAATSDPSSLSSEEASRRARFSKYEEYIRKLKAGETLPWPMHASPPKPEDLNPKLAQDKSATMLQTSGCLPGAETQIYPPSLDHKQPGGPQLSTSQPPNPSHIQNMASRASKYDFFIQKLKMGESLQQQNGNAYKRPSKYDLENVKFLHLFKPGEGNPDMGGAIAFKTCKVGRPSKYDIRTIQKLMPGNPEASLMPNVLATAPGNPGAPGVPTVSTAGASIAPGLTIDQTGHLSFNAADYLKSSFSKTDSITTGTVSSVKNGLPPDKPASDDINLYQKYIARDKNIRGGEVSCVSMDTEQCPPFWIHFEPALKRFSGSQHCGHVHCAYQYREHYHCMDPECNYQRFTSKQDVIRHYNMHKKRDNSLQHGFMRFSPLDDCSVYYHGCHLNGKSTHYHCMQVGCSKVYTSTSDVMTHENFHKKNAQLINDGFQRFRATEDCGTVGCQFYGQKTTHFHCRRPGCTFTFKNKCDIEKHKSYHIKDDAYAKDGFKKFYKYEECKYEGCVYSKATNHFHCIRSGCGFTFTSTSQMTSHKRKHERRHIRSSGVMGLSSAYLAPKDEPEESSNDDLMDFSTISSKNSSLSASPTTQQSTTVSHLLATPTTAVSSSSTSVHTLKPTSSLPSAGQRMSSLLSQALPSNMPVALALSNNAMAASNPFFPLIPRMPLQPPPPAASLISAISSGAHSMPTDSLTQGCSTLGADGAMASTPTSFATSSIMEKISASKGLISPMMARLAAAALKPSNNQNTGNGQPASASQFSLVQVKQEPMDINSGASQDSTQEHSLDLSKKDHSNESNGHPVPGNTSLLSSLMNKMSQVNPALFSAMNLKTELEASQGSNSSEAAQYLNRVLKRPLPEKPTEIWRTYLRRFDTDDFCEAQCDFLQKVHFHCLVEDCGALFSTVDGAIKHANFHLRATLKVKSEPQFGEGKDSSEGASLQPAAPVSMANNPSMDVAHLTSSGGYSSPPPSLLAWKQLTGSIPQMSDSMPNLPANSPLATTSLENAKPQVKPGFLQFQENDPCLATDCKYSNKFHFHCLFGNCKYVCKTSGKAESHCLDHINPSNNLVNVRDQFSYYSLQCLCPNQHCEFRMRGHYHCLRPGCYFVTNITTKLPWHVKKHEKADRRAANGFKYFTKREECGRLGCKYNQVNSHFHCIRDGCQFSFLLKHQMTSHARKHMRRMLGKNFDRVPSQVMPLGQRADASSMIGTHPGMNSSFSSTIMEETDDYMDYMGGGGSPLGLSSESSNQDRSCTSTPVGNDGSPAGQGWLATTSAPTTPADTSATQNVPPYSPPPPPPPLPPPPPPPPSTLQPGFQSQAPSLSPALLRPPLSSLPYLLSPSCLSYSLLSASLGATRSVVMPTNTPAFSPIIATPSPVKNDVPIVQDAAGNTISIPTATGAKKRFWIIEDMSPFGKRRKTASSRKMLDEGMMLEGFRRYDLYENCKDSGCQFSLKVTHYHCTRENCGYKFCGRTHMYKHAQHHDRVDNLVLDDFKRFKSSLSCNFPDCQFSGNSTHFHCLRCGFRCTDSTKVTAHRKHHGKQDVISAAGFCQFSSSVDCEVPDCKYKLKCSHFHCTFPECKHTVVGMSQMDSHKRKHEKQERGELPSVSPKQEGMHHLGGSVSAVSSASMSLSTSSPSGLYGLSRSIDSSAPSMLYPTDGIGSEYNHLYPQSSISLDGSLNLGTDTSSSLFFLKNAAGLGLSDSLDLSKKMHHDAARSSHNPATQLGLPVAQDDTTGTSGEAEDDLSPEEEVQAEEEEEEEEEEEEEEADLNSDSNDDSMAEPDGEKDNGESFDASVNHTDSSRLEKQDVDP; from the exons CTGAAAGGAGTTTATGCACTGAAACGACCTCAGGAAAACCCAAGATGGCCGCCAAAAGGAAAGGTGGCTTAAAACTCAATGCTATCTGTGCCAAGCTGAGCCGCCAGGTGGTGTTCGACAGtagctcccagaatgcagagggAGACCAGAGTGTAGCAGAAAACAGTGAGCGTGGCAGTTCACACTACGATGACACTGAGACCAACTTCCCAGAGAGCCTTAACCTCAGTCAGAGCCTAGAGGAGGACCAGAAGAGACGCGAGGCCATTGAGAAGTGGGTCAACGGCGAGTACGGCGATGAACCGCCAGCTCCCGACGATGAACAGGAGCATGAACTCAAAGTCAGCAATGGCGAAGATGACCCTCCTGAGGGCGTGTACATGGTACAGCCCACAGGCTGCAGCGATGACGAAGACAATGCAGAGGAGGGCGAGCCAATGGCAGCCTCTCAGGAGGACAGTTACCATGAAGACAAAGAAGCTGAAGTCAGGCCTTCAAAAGACAACACGTACATGCCACCAAGGGAGGCCCAAAGTCGCCAAGCACCTTTCTCCTCTACAG GAGAAGCATCTGCCCTGCGAGACTATGCAGCCAACACCATGAATGAATTTTTGGGAATGTTTGGTTATGATGACCAGCAGGTAAGGGATGAGCTGACCAAGAAGATCAGCTTTGAGAAGCTCAAAGCTGCTACCTCAGACCCCTCATCCCTCAGCAGTGAGGAGGCCTCACGGCGTGCTCGCTTCTCCAAGTACGAAGAGTACATTCGCAAGCTAAAAGCCGGGGAGACCCTACCTTGGCCCATGCATGCTTCCCCACCCAAACCAGAGGACCTCAACCCAAAACTGGCCCAAGACAAGAGTGCTACCATGCTCCAGACGTCTGGGTGCCTCCCAGGAGCCGAGACACAGATCTATCCCCCCAGCCTGGACCACAAACAGCCAGGAGGACCTCAGCTGAGCACTTCTCAGCCACCAAATCCCTCTCACATCCAGAACATGGCATCCCGAGCCTCCAAGTATGACTTCTTTATTCAGAAGCTGAAGATGGGTGAGAGTCTACAGCAGCAGAATGGTAATGCTTACAAGCGACCCTCCAAGTACGACCTGGAGAACGTCAAGTTTCTGCACCTCTTCAAGCCTGGTGAGGGCAACCCTGACATGGGCGGTGCCATCGCCTTTAAGACTTGCAAAGTGGGCCGCCCGTCGAAGTATGACATCAGAACAATTCAGAAGCTAATGCCAGGAAATCCAGAGGCCTCACTGATGCCCAATGTCCTCGCTACAGCACCAGGAAACCCAGGAGCGCCTGGTGTCCCCACCGTGAGCACAGCTGGGGCCAGCATCGCCCCAGGGCTGACAATAGACCAGACAGGACACTTAAGCTTCAATGCCGCTGACTACCTGAAGTCCAGCTTTTCCAAGACTGACTCCATCACCACGGGCACTGTGTCCTCCGTTAA GAATGGCCTGCCACCAGATAAACCCGCCAGCGACGACATCAACCTCTACCAGAAATATATTGCCAG agacaaaaacatcaggggAGGGGAGGTATCTTGCGTTTCAATGGACACAGAACAATGTCCCCCATTCTGGATTCATTTTGAGCCGGCACTAAAAAG ATTCTCTGGAAGTCAACACTGTGGACACGTGCACTGTGCCTACCAGTACAGAGAGCATTACCACTGCATGGACCCTGAGTGTAACTACCAG AGGTTTACCAGTAAGCAGGATGTAATCAGGCACTACAACATGCACAAGAAGAGGGACAACTCTCTTCAGCATGGCTTCATGCGCTTCAGCCCTCTGGACGACTGCAGTGTCTACTACCATGGCTGCCACCTCAATGGAAAAAGCACCCATTACCACTGCATGCAG GTGGGCTGCAGCAAGGTGTACACTAGCACCTCAGACGTCATGACTCATGAAAACTTCCATAAAAAGAATGCCCAGCTGATCAACGATGGCTTCCAGAGATTTCGTGCCACCGAGGACTGTGGCACAGTCGGGTGTCAATTCTATGGGCAGAAGACTACACACTTTCACTGCAG GCGCCCAGGATGCACATTCACCTTCAAGAACAAGTGTGACATTGAGAAGCACAAGAGCTACCACATCAAGGATGATGCCTATGCCAAAGATGGCTTTAAGAAGTTCTATAAGTATGAGGAGTGCAAGTACGAGGGCTGCGTGTACAGCAAAGCTACAAACCACTTCCACTGCATTCGCTCAGGATGTGGCTTCACCTTTACCTCCACTAGCCAGATGACCTCCCACAAGCGCAAACACGAGCGCCGGCACATCCGCTCCTCTGGGGTCATGGGCCTCTCTTCCGCCTACCTGGCGCCAAAGGATGAGCCAGAGGAATCGAGCAACGATGACCTGATGGACTTCTCGACCATCAGCAGCAAGAACTCCAGCCTGAGTGCCTCACCTACGACCCAGCAGTCCACCACTGTATCGCACCTGTTGGCCACGCCTACCACtgctgtctcctcctcctctacatCGGTCCACACCCTCAAACCCACATCCTCGCTGCCCAGTGCAGGCCAGCGAATGTCCAGTCTGCTGTCCCAGGCCCTGCCTAGCAACATGCCCGTGGCCCTTGCTCTTTCTAACAATGCCATGGCCGCCTCCAACCCGTTCTTCCCCCTAATACCCAGGATGCCTCTCCAACCACCTCCGCCAGCCGCTAGCCTGATATCTGCTATATCTTCCGGGGCCCACTCCATGCCCACCGACTCACTGACCCAAGGTTGCTCCACATTGGGTGCAGATGGAGCCATGGCCTCTACCCCAACGTCCTTCGCCACCTCCTCCATCATGGAGAAGATCTCGGCAAGCAAAGGTCTGATATCACCCATGATGGCCAGACTGGCAGCTGCTGCCCTGAAGCCCTCCAACAACCAAAACACAG GGAATGGGCAGCCGGCTTCAGCCAGCCAGTTCAGTCTGGTTCAAGTGAAGCAGGAGCCAATGGATATCAACTCTGGGGCCTCCCAAGACTCCACGCAGGAGCACAGCCTGGACCTGAGCAAGAAAGACCACAG TAATGAATCAAACGGACACCCTGTACCAGGGAATACATCTCTTTTATCCTCACTTATGAATAAG ATGTCACAGGTGAACCCTGCCCTGTTCAGCGCCATGAACCTGAAGACAGAGCTGGAGGCAAGCCAGGGCAGCAACAGCTCGGAGGCAGCACAGTATCTGAACAGAGTGCTGAAGAGGCCCCTGCCAGAAAAACCCACTGAGATCTGGAGGACATACCTCCGCAG GTTTGACACAGATGACTTCTGTGAGGCTCAGTGCGACTTCCTTCAGAAAGTGCACTTTCACTGCCTGGTAGAGGACTGTGGTGCACTCTTCAGCACTGTGGATGGGGCCATAAAACATGCTAA CTTCCACCTCCGAGCCACCTTGAAAGTGAAGTCTGAGCCTCAGTTTGGTGAGGGCAAGGACTCCAGTGAGGGAGCCTCGCTGCAGCCTGCTGCCCCCGTCTCTATGGCCAACAATCCCTCCATGGATGTGGCCCACCTCACCTCCTCTGGTGGCTAcagctctcctcctccctccctgctGGCCTGGAAGCAGCTGACCGGCAGCATCCCTCAGATGTCGGACTCGATGCCCAACCTGCCGGCCAACTCCCCTCTGGCCACTACCTCTCTGGAGAATGCTAAACCTCAAGTCAAACCTGGTTTCCTGCAGTTTCAGGAAAA TGATCCCTGTTTGGCTACTGACTGTAAGTACTCAAACAAGTTCCACTTCCACTGCTTGTTCGGAAATTGCAAGTATGTGTGCAAGACGTCTGGCAAGGCCGAGTCCCACTGTTTGGACCACATCAACCCCAGCAACAACCTGGTCAACGTCCGTGACCAGTTTTCCTACTACTCTCTCCAGTGTCTCTGTCCCAACCAG CACTGTGAGTTCAGAATGAGGGGCCACTATCACTGTCTGCGGCCTGGCTGCTACTTTGTCACTAACATCACCACCAAGCTGCCATGGCACGTCAAGAAGCACGAGAAGGCAGATCGCCGTGCCGCCAATGGCTTCAAATATTTCACCAAGAGGGAGGAGTGTGGGAGGCTGG GTTGTAAGTATAACCAAGTCAACAGCCACTTCCACTGCATCCGCGACGGTTGCCAGTTCTCCTTCCTGCTCAAGCACCAGATGACCTCACATGCTCGCAAACACATGAGGCGGATGCTGGGGAAGAATTTTGACAGAGTCCCGTCCcag GTGATGCCACTTGGACAGAGGGCAGATGCATCTAGCATGATAGGGACCCATCCTGGTATGAACTCCAGCTTCTCCTCCACCATCATGGAGGAGACTGATGATTACATGGACTACATGGGAGGAGGGGGCAGCCCCTTGGGCCTCTCCTCCGAGTCTTCCAACCAGGACCGGAGCTGCACCAGCACACCTGTAGGCAACGATGGTTCTCCAGCAG GACAAGGCTGGCTCGCCACCACTTCTGCTCCTACTACCCCTGCTGACACTAGCGCTACCCAAAATGTACCTCCTtattcccctcctcctcctcctccaccactgccaccaccaccaccacctcctccctccactCTTCAGCCTGGCTTTCAGTCCCAGGCCCCATCCctctctcctgctctcctccgACCTCCTCTCTCCTCACTCCCATACCTCCTCTCTCCATCCTGTCTGTCATACTCTCTGCTCAGCGCCTCTCTGGGAGCCACTCGGAGTGTTGTCATGCCAACCAACACACCAGCTTTCAGCCCCATCATTGCCACTCCGTCTCCGGTTAAAAATGACGTCCCTATAGTGCAGGATGCTGCAG GCAACACCATTTCCATTCCTACGGCCACTGGTGCAAAGAAGCGCTTCTGGATCATCGAGGACATGTCACCATTCGGCAAGCGTCGCAAGACTGCATCGTCACGTAAGATGCTGGATGAGGGGATGATGCTGGAGGGCTTCAGGCGCTATGACCTTTACGAGAACTGCAAGGATTCAGGCTGCCAGTTTTCTCTGAAGGTGACCCACTACCACTGCACACGTGAGAACTGTGGCTACAAGTTCTGCGGCCGCACCCACATGTACAAGCATGCGCAGCACCACGACCGCGTGGACAACCTGGTCCTGGACGACTTCAAGCGCTTCAAATCATCACTCAGCTGCAACTTCCCTGACTGCCAGTTTTCGGGCAACAGCACCCACTTCCACTGTCTGCGCTGTGGCTTCCGCTGCACCGACAGCACCAAGGTGACGGCCCACCGCAAACACCACGGCAAGCAAGATGTGATCAGCGCCGCTGGCTTCTGCCAGTTCAGCTCCAGTGTTGATTGCGAGGTTCCCGACTGCAAATATAAGCTCAAGTGCTCGCACTTCCACTGCACCTTCCCTGAGTGTAAGCACACAGTGGTGGGCATGTCCCAGATGGACTCCCACAAGAGAAAGCACGAGAAGCAGGAGCGGGGTGAGCTGCCGTCTGTGTCGCCCAAACAGGAAGGGATGCACCACCTGGGAGGAAGTGTGTCTGCGGTCTCTTCCGCCTCTATGAGTCTTTCTACTTCCTCACCTAGTGGCCTCTACGGGTTGTCCCGCAGCATTGACAGCAGTGCTCCCTCCATGCTCTACCCAACAGACGGCATCGGGTCCGAGTATAACCACCTGTACCCACAGTCCTCCATCAGCCTGGACGGCTCCCTCAACCTGGGCACCGACACCAGCAGCTCCCTGTTCTTCCTGAAGAATGCAGCCGGTCTGGGGCTCAGCGACTCACTGGACCTCAGCAAGAAAATGCACCACGACGCAGCGCGATCTAGCCACAACCCGGCAACCCAGCTGGGTCTGCCAGTAGCTCAGGATGACACCACAGGAACATCTGGAGAGGCTGAAGATGACCTGTCGCCAGAGGAGGAGGTgcaggcagaggaggaggaagaagaagaagaggaggaagaagaggaggaagcagacCTTAACAGTGACTCGAATGATGATTCAATGGCGGAGCCTGATGGTGAAAAGGACAATGGCGAGAGTTTTGATGCTTCCGTTAACCACACTGATTCTTCCCGACTGGAAAAGCAAGACGTTGacccataa